One Mercenaria mercenaria strain notata chromosome 12, MADL_Memer_1, whole genome shotgun sequence DNA segment encodes these proteins:
- the LOC123533614 gene encoding uncharacterized protein LOC123533614, with translation MLMKGLAILCYVYIVFGDNEGQTCYSRFDYDEKMLTKLVKLEDKIKKKEKLIKKRINFENALDGTVAFTVTDPANVPTSGSLTFAKVVTNEDKAFDSTTGKFISPFSGMYYFSLHPVAETTNNLSHNLRQMGCYITKNGLNKVRVYSETPGSGELWK, from the exons atgctGATGAAAGGTTTGGCAATCTTGTGCTATGTTTATATTGTATTTGGGGATAATGAGGGACAAACGTGTTATTCAAGGTTTGATTACGACGAAAAAATGCTTACTAAATTAGTGAAACTTGAAGACAAAATAAAGAAGAAGGAAAAGCTTATCAAAAAGcggataaattttgaaaatgcacTTGATG ggaCTGTCGCATTCACAGTTACTGATCCTGCTAATGTCCCTACTTCGGGTTCTCTAACATTCGCTAAAGTAGTTACGAACGAAGACAAGGCTTTCGACTCAACTACAGGGAAATTCATTAGCCCTTTCAGCGGAATGTATTACTTCAGCCTGCATCCCGTGGCTGAAACTACAAATAACCTTAGTCATAACCTTAGGCAAATGGGATgttatataacaaaaaatgggtTGAATAAAGTACGCGTTTATTCAGAAACGCCAGGAAGTGGGGAACTTTGGAAGTAA
- the LOC123534818 gene encoding complement C1q-like protein 2, with protein MLANICIVVILCYVRIANGDIGEPKFYSKFDYDEKMLMKLLKIEDKVQKFEEFINELKANHEKEKVERGKLFDSEIETFRERTAEEVKKQQNFTEEVLGILDDAKTKLDDALEEKKSAQKGDIVAFTVTSPSNGAATNSLAFTTVVTNEGNSYDTSTGRFTCSINGLYYFSLHIIKKRSSSVDASGCYINLNGSSKVRAYIDPQDGSSGADAGSYGVSNSVYLKLKAGDVITIENCGGGAADAVESWSSFSGYLDRPQI; from the exons ATGTTGGCGAATATCTGTATCGTTGTGATATTGTGTTACGTTCGTATCGCCAATGGGGATATTGGAGAGCCCAAATTCTACTCGAAGTTTGATTATGACGAAAAAATGTtgatgaaattattgaaaattgaGGATAAAGTTCAGAAATTCGAAGAATTTATTAATGAGTTGAAGGCAAACCACGAAAAGGAAAAGGTCGAACGAGGAAAATTATTTGATTCTGAAATTGAGACATTCAGAGAGAGAACCGCTGAAGAAGTTAAGAAACAACAGAACTTTACGGAAGAAGTTCTGGGAATTCTGGACGATGCAAAGACTAAACTGGATGACGCTCTTGAAGAAAAGAAATCAGCACAGAAAG GTGACATCGTAGCATTTACGGTGACGTCCCCTTCGAACGGTGCTGCTACCAACTCCCTGGCTTTCACTACTGTTGTAACTAACGAAGGGAACTCGTATGATACATCAACAGGCAGGTTCACGTGTTCAATCAACGGACTTTACTATTTTAGTTTACACATCATCAAAAAGAGGTCCTCCAGCGTTGACGCGTCTGGATGTTATATTAATCTGAACGGATCTAGTAAAGTGAGAGCATACATTGATCCTCAGGATGGATCCAGTGGGGCGGACGCTGGCAGTTACGGGGTTTCCAACTCGGTGTATCTGAAACTGAAAGCTGGAGATGTCATAACTATAGAAAATTGCGGTGGAGGCGCAGCAGATGCTGTGGAATCATGGTCATCTTTCAGTGGCTATTTAGACAGACCACAAATTTAA
- the LOC128547247 gene encoding complement C1q-like protein 4, protein MLMKGWAVLCYVYIVFGDNEEQTCYSRFDYDEKMLTKLVKLEEKIKKMEKLIKKRINFETSLEGTVAFTVTDPANVFTLGSLTFATVISNDGDAFNSSTGKFICPISGMYYFSLHLVTVTEDTFIQMGCYITKNGLNKVRVYTEAPENGAFRSQTIYGVSNSVYLKLAKGDVVTAGDCNRNAEAKLKSWSSFSGYLVRPIM, encoded by the exons atgctGATGAAAGGTTGGGCAGTCTTGTGCTACGTTTATATTGTATTTGGGGATAATGAGGAACAAACGTGTTACTCAAGGTTTGATTACGACGAAAAAATGCTTACTAAATTAgtaaaacttgaagaaaaaataaaaaagatggaaAAGCTTATCAAAAAGCGGATAAATTTTGAAACCTCACTTGAAG ggACTGTCGCATTCACAGTTACTGATCCTGCTAATGTCTTTACTTTGGGTTCTTTGACATTCGCTACGGTTATATCGAACGACGGAGATGCTTTCAACTCATCTACAGGAAAATTTATTTGCCCTATCAGCGGAATGTATTACTTCAGCCTGCATCTTGTGACTGTAACCGAAGATACTTTTATACAAATGGGATgttatataacaaaaaatgggtTAAATAAAGTACGCGTTTACACGGAAGCACCAGAAAATGGGGCATTTAGGAGTCAGACAATCTATGGTGTGTCCAACTCTGTATATCTGAAACTTGCAAAGGGCGATGTTGTTACCGCAGGAGACTGTAATCGGAATGCAGAAGCAAAACTGAAGTCTTGGTCATCATTTAGTGGATATTTAGTCAGGCCGATTATGTAA